Below is a genomic region from Candidatus Neomarinimicrobiota bacterium.
GCATCGGACGTCAGTGTTGATTCCGAATCTTTGGAAGAGACACCTTTGTCATCCAATGGAGGAAACGACATTCATTATAATTATTTAGGCGACGATCTATTTAAGGATATCAAACGCATTAATGTGGATGATTTAACCACCGAACCCGATGATAACCATCTTGAGCAAAAACTTTTAGACAGTTATTTGGAAACGATATCGGACATTTCCGAAAACCAATTAATCAAGGGTCGTGTAATTGGGATGAACGAAAAAGAAATATTGATTGATATCGGATTTAAATCTGAGGGAATCATTGACCGAAATGAATTTTCTGATGAAGAATTGCCGAAAGTTGGCGAAACGCTTGAAGTATATTTAGAATATCTGGAAGATAGAACCGGGAGAACAGTTTTATCGAAAGAAAAAGCTGATTTTATGCGTCGCTGGAAAAACCTTCGTGAATTTTTTGATAATGAAACAATCATAGAAGGTACCATTACAAAAAGAATAAAAGGTGGTATGGCAGTGGACCTAGAAGGGGTTCAAGCTTTTTTACCTGGTTCGCAAATCGACTTAAGACCCGTACGTGATTTTGATCAATTTGTTGGCAAAACCATTAATTTGAGAATTGTCAAATTAAACGAAATGCGGAAAAATATTGTGGTCTCACATAAAGTGATTATGGAAGAGAGCATGAAAGAACAACGTGATGCCTTATTTGAAGATTTGGATATTGATCAAATTATGGAAGGACGAGTTAAGAATATAACAGACTTTGGTGCTTTCATTGACCTTGGCGGAATTGATGGATTGCTTCATATTACAGACCTTACCTGGGGTCGGGTTGGTCATCCGTCTGAAGTGGTTTCCTTAGACGATTCGATTACGGTTAAAATCATAGACTATGATCGTGAAAAACAACGGATATCTTTGGGTCTAAAGCAACTTACTCCGCATCCATGGGAACAAGTTGCAAGCAAATATCCCGAAGGAACGAAAATTAATGGTAAAGTTGTCAGCATGAAAAATTACGGTGCATTCGTAGAACTTGAGCCCGGTGTTGAGGGTTTGATCCATGTATCAGAAATGTCCTGGACGCGACATGTTAAAAATCCTTCTGAAATTTATTCCATGAACGATGATGTGGAAGCTGTTGTGTTAGGCGTGGATGCTGATGAACGGAAAATTAGCCTTGGCATAAAACAACTCCAGGACGATCCCTGGGACGCCATTGAAGATAAATTCACCGTTGGGGATGTTAGCAAAGGCAAGGTAATTAATTTAACCCAGTTTGGCGCATTTGTCGAATTAGAAGAAGGCATTGAAGGCTTAGTGCATATTTCTGATTTATCTTGGACCAAAGTATTACGGCATCCTAAGGAGATTGTAGAAAAAGATCAGGAAATTGAAGTCCGCATCTTAGAAGTTTCACGAGAGAATAGAAGAATATCTCTCGGGCTCAAACATGTGCAAGAGGATCCATGGCCTGATATAATCAAAGAATATCAATCTGGTAAAGAAGTTTCAGGAGAAATTCTTCATATATTAGAAAAGGGGATTATTCTCAAACTTGAAAACGGCATTGAAGGTATTATTCCTTTTTCTAGAAAAAACAAAAAAGACCGCAAAGAATTGATGGGGAAATTTGAAAAAGGCGGTACCTTAAAGGGTGTGGTGATGGAAGTGAGACCGGATGATAAAAAGATTGTACTATTGTCCGAAGAAATAGGATCAACGAACAAAGAAGATGTTTTAGATGATGTTCAATCTTTTCTTAAATCTCAGGACGCACCTGCTGGTGAAAAAATCGAAATACCACAGGATGATGACTCAGACCCAATTAAACCTGATGAGACTGACGAATCTACCGAAGATAACAAAAAGGAATAATTAACCGTATGGGCCTTATGAATGCTTAATATAAAGGCCTTTTTCGATAAACAGAAAATGATTCTGGTCCTTGGTTCTGTTGGACTAGCATCATTACTCTGGGTATTTGTTGTTAGTGGCAACATCTATTCTCTGGATGTTGAAATTCCCATTGAAGGCCGCAATCTTCCAGCCAAGAAAGCGTTAAAAGCAGAAATGCCGGACAATGCTCTCATCAAATTAAAAGGAACTGGCAGAGCTCTTTTTAAAACATTGGTCCTGAAAAATTTTCTTTCTGATTTTAAACTCGTTCTCGATTTAGAACGTATTTCGGAAGAATATGATTTTTACTTGAATGACTATTTTGAACGATAT
It encodes:
- a CDS encoding 30S ribosomal protein S1 — translated: MSKEEQTLEQTLDVAVESPTDESASDVSVDSESLEETPLSSNGGNDIHYNYLGDDLFKDIKRINVDDLTTEPDDNHLEQKLLDSYLETISDISENQLIKGRVIGMNEKEILIDIGFKSEGIIDRNEFSDEELPKVGETLEVYLEYLEDRTGRTVLSKEKADFMRRWKNLREFFDNETIIEGTITKRIKGGMAVDLEGVQAFLPGSQIDLRPVRDFDQFVGKTINLRIVKLNEMRKNIVVSHKVIMEESMKEQRDALFEDLDIDQIMEGRVKNITDFGAFIDLGGIDGLLHITDLTWGRVGHPSEVVSLDDSITVKIIDYDREKQRISLGLKQLTPHPWEQVASKYPEGTKINGKVVSMKNYGAFVELEPGVEGLIHVSEMSWTRHVKNPSEIYSMNDDVEAVVLGVDADERKISLGIKQLQDDPWDAIEDKFTVGDVSKGKVINLTQFGAFVELEEGIEGLVHISDLSWTKVLRHPKEIVEKDQEIEVRILEVSRENRRISLGLKHVQEDPWPDIIKEYQSGKEVSGEILHILEKGIILKLENGIEGIIPFSRKNKKDRKELMGKFEKGGTLKGVVMEVRPDDKKIVLLSEEIGSTNKEDVLDDVQSFLKSQDAPAGEKIEIPQDDDSDPIKPDETDESTEDNKKE